The following is a genomic window from Planctomycetia bacterium.
GTGCGCGTCATCGTTGATGCCAACAACGTCGATGACGCCAACGCCATGCGCATCGCCCGGGAGGTCGCCCAGAAGATCGAGGCTGAAATGACTTACCCCGGCGAGATAAAGGTCACGCTGCTGCGGGAGGTTCGCGCCGTCGAATACGCCCGGTGATGCCGGCGCCCGCGTTCAAGTGTACGAACGCCCAACCTGCGAATCGGGCCGCCCGCCGGCAGGCGGCCCATTCGAGCGGGTAAGCCTGCGTTTTTGCGGACCCCATTTTTACACGGCTTTCGGGCCCGTGGGTTGTCGGGGTCTGAAGTACAATCTAATATGATTTCATCAGTTCCGGGGTGGGCCTCTCGCTGAGTTCTCACTTTCTAAGGAGGGCGGCATGACAGTCCCTCGCAGCGCGGTTCTCGTTGCTTTCGTCATTGCATTGTGTGGTCTGTTTGGGATTGCCTCCGTGCAGATGCTCGTCGCCGCGCCGCCCAAGTCAGGCGACAAGAAGACGAAGTCGCGATCGTCCCGATCCAAATCAAGCAAGAAAAAGTCGGGCGACAGGCCGTTCAAGAAGGGCCCGCGCGAAAAGGAATTCGCCGACGCCGTGGGCGAGGAGTATCGCGTCAAGCCCACGGATCATTTCATCGTCCTGACCAACGCGGACGAGGCCATCGTCAAGGACTTCCTTCCCCGGCTCGAGAAGACCTACGATTCAGTCCACCGATTTGTCGATCAGGTCGGCGTGAAGATCAAGTATCCGAAGGAGAAGCTCCCGGTTCTCTTTTGTCACGACTTCGATGAGTACAGCGCCCGCTGCAAGCAGTTCACGGGGCAGCCCGCACCGGGCGAGGCAGCCGGGCTCTATTGGCGCGAGCCGCTGAACTTTTCGCTTTTCTACGACATGTCGCAGGTGTCATTCATCAAGGAGACGACGGCCAAGGCTGAACAGCTCAAGCAAGACGCCGCCAGGACGCCCGACCGAAATGCCAAACAGGCCAAGCTCCGCGAGGCCAACTGGTACATCAATCGCATCGCCATTTACCAGCAGGAGCAGAATCGCTCGGTCGTTCAGCACGAAGTCGCCCACCAGCTCTTGTTCAATCTTCAATTCCACAAGGCCGATGTCGACAACCCGCAGTGGTTCGTCGAGGGAATGGCCACGCTCTTTGAGCCGCCGCCGGGCAAGACCGGCGCGGGCTTCAACGTCATCAACCAGAGCCGCCTCGGCGAAATCCGCGATGCCCTCGTGGTCATGAAGACGGATGATCTGAAGAACCTCATCTCCAGAACGCGCACCGGAATGCTTTCGAGCCAGGGGTATGCCCAGTCGTGGGCCCTTTGCTATTATCTGGTAAAGCGAAAGAGCAAAGAGCTGCCCAAGTACGTGGAGCTCATCAAGAAGCGACCGGTGGATAAGGTGTTGTCGGCCAAGGAAAACCTGGCGGACTTCGAGAAGTGCTTTGGGAAGGTGAACGACATGTTCACCAAGAAGTTTACGAACTACATCACGAAGCTGCCCTTCATGCCGCCGCAGTGAACCATCGCCGCAGCGCGATGACCCCCCGAGT
Proteins encoded in this region:
- a CDS encoding DUF1570 domain-containing protein translates to MTVPRSAVLVAFVIALCGLFGIASVQMLVAAPPKSGDKKTKSRSSRSKSSKKKSGDRPFKKGPREKEFADAVGEEYRVKPTDHFIVLTNADEAIVKDFLPRLEKTYDSVHRFVDQVGVKIKYPKEKLPVLFCHDFDEYSARCKQFTGQPAPGEAAGLYWREPLNFSLFYDMSQVSFIKETTAKAEQLKQDAARTPDRNAKQAKLREANWYINRIAIYQQEQNRSVVQHEVAHQLLFNLQFHKADVDNPQWFVEGMATLFEPPPGKTGAGFNVINQSRLGEIRDALVVMKTDDLKNLISRTRTGMLSSQGYAQSWALCYYLVKRKSKELPKYVELIKKRPVDKVLSAKENLADFEKCFGKVNDMFTKKFTNYITKLPFMPPQ